From Woronichinia naegeliana WA131, the proteins below share one genomic window:
- a CDS encoding cadmium resistance transporter — protein MTELSLLTAIPKGITAFCATNLDDILILLLFFTQVNASFRRRQIIAGQYLGFGALVLASLPGFFGGLFFPRPWIGLLGLVPIFIGVSRLLNPDDDDDEETSATTTELNQASPLHSFISPQTYGVAAITFANGGDNIGIYMPLFASSSWESLTIILTEFFVMVGIWCYAAYQLTKIKVLAENLTRYGNFIVPFVLIGLGILILIDSHTLENRGLVVLTLIMSAGCWLSLTRPCSEDTEIMLPVTQDLTIEPD, from the coding sequence ATGACTGAATTAAGCCTATTAACAGCCATTCCTAAAGGGATTACTGCTTTTTGTGCCACTAATCTGGATGATATTCTCATTCTCTTGCTGTTTTTCACCCAGGTTAATGCCAGCTTTCGTCGCAGACAAATCATCGCCGGCCAATATTTAGGCTTTGGAGCTTTGGTTTTAGCCAGTTTACCCGGATTTTTCGGCGGTCTTTTCTTCCCCCGACCTTGGATTGGCTTACTAGGATTGGTTCCCATTTTTATTGGGGTTAGTCGTCTGCTCAATCCCGATGACGATGACGATGAGGAAACGTCCGCAACCACAACCGAGTTAAATCAAGCTTCCCCGCTTCACAGTTTTATTTCACCTCAAACCTATGGGGTGGCAGCCATCACCTTTGCCAATGGGGGGGACAATATTGGCATTTATATGCCGTTGTTTGCCAGTAGCTCTTGGGAAAGTTTGACGATTATTTTAACGGAATTCTTTGTAATGGTGGGGATTTGGTGTTATGCTGCTTACCAATTAACCAAGATTAAGGTATTAGCGGAAAACCTAACCCGTTACGGTAATTTTATCGTTCCCTTTGTCTTAATTGGTTTGGGTATTTTAATTTTGATAGATAGCCATACCTTGGAAAATCGAGGTTTAGTTGTCCTGACTTTAATCATGAGTGCAGGGTGTTGGTTAAGTCTAACTCGTCCGTGTTCAGAGGATACGGAGATTATGTTGCCTGTCACCCAAGACCTTACCATTGAACCCGATTAG
- a CDS encoding cadmium resistance transporter, translating to MESLLQVIVAAIAAFAATNIDDILILMFFFSQVNSSFRIHHIILGQYLGFMGLLLLSLPGFLGGLIIPKAWTGLLGLIPIYIGLQQILNPETQTPEIPSIASGKRSQPKSSGLMSYFNPLLAPQTYSVAAITLANGGDNIGIYVPFFASLSWFKLLVVITTFLSLVGVWCAIAYGLTRQPMIGKVLNRYGHKVVPFVLIGLGLLILWDSQSYELLKLLNIPLP from the coding sequence ATGGAAAGTTTGTTACAAGTTATTGTTGCGGCGATCGCTGCTTTTGCGGCAACCAATATTGATGACATTCTGATCCTGATGTTTTTCTTTTCCCAAGTCAATAGCTCTTTTCGGATTCACCATATTATTCTGGGTCAATATTTAGGCTTTATGGGATTATTGCTATTAAGTTTGCCAGGGTTTTTAGGCGGATTAATTATTCCTAAAGCCTGGACTGGATTACTGGGTTTAATTCCAATTTATATTGGCTTACAACAAATTCTGAATCCCGAAACGCAAACTCCCGAAATTCCCTCAATTGCCTCTGGCAAGCGATCGCAACCTAAATCTTCTGGATTGATGTCCTACTTTAACCCCTTACTCGCTCCCCAGACCTACAGCGTTGCGGCCATTACCCTAGCCAATGGTGGAGACAATATTGGCATCTATGTTCCTTTTTTTGCCAGTTTGTCCTGGTTCAAGTTACTGGTCGTGATCACAACTTTTTTAAGCTTAGTGGGGGTTTGGTGTGCGATCGCCTATGGCTTAACCAGACAGCCGATGATTGGCAAAGTGCTCAACCGTTATGGCCATAAAGTTGTCCCTTTTGTGCTGATTGGACTAGGTTTATTGATTCTCTGGGACAGTCAAAGTTATGAATTATTAAAGTTATTAAATATCCCGCTTCCATAA
- a CDS encoding DUF202 domain-containing protein: MPSPTSTDSSLSVSPGTTTDHPKRRNSSRVRDHLANERTYLAWMRSAIALMGFGVLIARLRMFQPPAVHSPGNGWKLGLVFSLVGLVTVFLSTQHYFAVRHDIDEDTYEPADRWVIIFSLAILILGSGVIYYLFTVPLNPLSTMTFE; encoded by the coding sequence ATGCCCTCACCCACCTCAACAGACTCCTCCTTAAGCGTTTCCCCTGGCACCACGACCGACCATCCTAAACGTCGTAATTCTTCACGGGTACGGGATCATTTAGCCAATGAACGCACCTATCTTGCCTGGATGCGTAGTGCGATCGCGCTGATGGGCTTCGGTGTTTTAATTGCCCGTTTACGAATGTTTCAGCCCCCGGCTGTCCATAGCCCTGGCAATGGTTGGAAATTAGGTTTAGTCTTTTCCCTGGTGGGTTTAGTCACCGTTTTTCTCTCTACTCAGCATTATTTTGCGGTTCGCCATGATATCGATGAAGATACTTATGAACCGGCAGATCGTTGGGTCATTATTTTTAGTCTTGCTATTTTAATCCTCGGTTCTGGTGTTATTTACTATCTCTTTACCGTACCGCTTAATCCCCTTAGCACCATGACTTTTGAATAA
- a CDS encoding DUF475 domain-containing protein → MLEQLSPWVSENLFLNTTGVLLSLVALETVLSADNAIALAALVQHLPEEKHQKQALNWGLGGAFILRITLIVLGTWIVQFWQFQLAGALYLLWLTAKYFWERLSDEQEDSMIISSFNDKTTPITFDWQIIPLIAVTDLAFSLDSVTTAIALSDQTWLILIGGMIGVIALRFLAEIFVQWLNQFTYLQDAAYLTIFWVGIRLLFKALLPNYVPPEWMVLSVIIVLFFWGFSKRELSESP, encoded by the coding sequence ATGTTAGAACAACTCTCCCCCTGGGTCAGCGAAAATCTATTTCTCAATACGACTGGAGTTTTACTTTCTTTAGTCGCCCTAGAAACAGTTTTGTCTGCGGATAATGCCATTGCCTTGGCTGCCTTGGTACAACATTTACCAGAAGAAAAGCATCAAAAACAGGCTCTCAATTGGGGCTTAGGGGGAGCCTTTATTCTACGGATTACCCTGATTGTTCTGGGAACCTGGATCGTCCAGTTTTGGCAATTTCAATTGGCAGGAGCCTTGTATTTACTTTGGCTAACGGCAAAATATTTCTGGGAACGCTTATCGGATGAGCAAGAAGACTCAATGATTATTAGTAGTTTCAATGATAAAACTACTCCCATAACCTTTGATTGGCAAATTATTCCCCTCATTGCTGTTACCGATCTAGCTTTTTCTTTGGATAGCGTCACAACGGCAATCGCGCTTTCAGATCAAACCTGGTTAATCTTAATTGGCGGCATGATTGGGGTAATTGCCCTACGCTTTTTAGCAGAAATCTTTGTGCAATGGCTCAATCAATTTACCTATCTACAAGATGCAGCCTATTTAACCATATTCTGGGTTGGAATTCGTCTATTGTTTAAAGCCCTGTTACCTAATTATGTTCCCCCCGAATGGATGGTTTTATCTGTTATTATTGTACTATTTTTCTGGGGATTTTCTAAACGGGAACTATCAGAAAGTCCTTGA
- a CDS encoding class II glutamine amidotransferase — protein MCQLLGMNCNVPTDICFSFEGFCARGGKTDEHRDGWGIAFFEGLGCRLFLDDHASIHSPIAELVKQYPIKSTQVIAHIRKATQGEVGLENCHPFQRELWGKYWVFAHNGNLENFEPELQGLYQPVGKTDSEKAFCLILETLRQAFPDGQPTLEKLYQILATITQSLAQQGIFNYLLSNGEYLFVYCSTQLHYLIRQAPFAAAHLIDEDITVDFQALTNQTDRVAIIATLPLTDNEVWTNIQPGELMVFQDGRPLNLRFTEELINCQTPGDRQTPTA, from the coding sequence ATGTGTCAACTTCTGGGCATGAACTGTAATGTACCGACAGATATCTGTTTTTCCTTTGAGGGCTTTTGTGCTAGGGGAGGGAAAACGGACGAACATCGAGATGGTTGGGGGATTGCCTTTTTTGAAGGTTTGGGTTGTCGTCTTTTTCTAGATGATCATGCTTCTATACATTCTCCGATCGCCGAATTGGTTAAACAATATCCCATTAAATCCACCCAGGTGATCGCCCATATTCGCAAAGCCACCCAGGGGGAAGTGGGCTTAGAAAATTGCCACCCCTTTCAACGGGAATTGTGGGGAAAATATTGGGTTTTTGCCCATAATGGGAATTTAGAAAATTTTGAACCAGAATTGCAAGGACTTTATCAACCTGTCGGCAAAACAGATAGTGAAAAGGCCTTTTGTCTGATCCTTGAAACCCTGCGCCAAGCCTTTCCTGATGGTCAACCGACTTTAGAGAAACTCTATCAGATTTTAGCGACTATTACCCAATCCTTAGCCCAACAAGGAATTTTTAATTATCTTCTTTCCAATGGTGAATATTTATTTGTTTACTGCTCAACTCAGTTACATTATCTGATTCGTCAAGCTCCTTTTGCCGCCGCCCATTTAATTGATGAAGATATTACCGTCGATTTTCAAGCCTTAACCAATCAAACGGATCGGGTTGCTATTATTGCGACTTTACCTTTAACAGATAATGAAGTTTGGACGAATATTCAACCAGGGGAATTAATGGTTTTTCAGGATGGTAGGCCTTTAAATTTGAGGTTTACTGAAGAGTTGATAAACTGCCAAACTCCAGGCGATCGCCAAACACCAACCGCCTAA
- a CDS encoding phosphatase PAP2 family protein — translation MLVFVGLAIAVRQSPQGIWQEQTLLWAIHDTANPVLDQLAAIVTAMGIYGGTLPILVILGIILALAKQWRSLSFIAVTALGSVVLNYLTKTLIARPRPYLWDSGYHGPTNPAFPSGHALSSLMLGMILMLLTWGSRWQTLTVIVSLIFALTIAWTRLYLGVHYPSDILGGWCLAIAWSLAVYQLFSKPQI, via the coding sequence TTGTTAGTATTTGTTGGGTTAGCGATCGCGGTTCGGCAATCTCCCCAGGGAATCTGGCAAGAACAAACCCTGTTATGGGCAATTCATGACACCGCTAATCCTGTTTTAGATCAGTTGGCAGCAATCGTGACTGCAATGGGGATTTATGGGGGAACCTTACCTATTCTGGTCATTTTGGGTATTATTCTAGCCCTGGCCAAACAGTGGCGATCGCTGTCATTTATAGCCGTCACAGCTTTAGGATCAGTTGTCTTAAATTACCTAACCAAAACCCTAATTGCTCGACCTCGACCCTATCTGTGGGATAGCGGCTATCACGGCCCCACTAATCCAGCTTTTCCCAGTGGCCATGCCCTGTCGAGTTTGATGTTAGGGATGATTTTAATGCTTTTGACTTGGGGCAGTCGTTGGCAAACGTTAACAGTGATTGTAAGTCTCATTTTTGCCCTTACGATTGCCTGGACAAGACTCTATTTAGGGGTTCATTATCCCAGTGATATTTTAGGCGGTTGGTGTTTGGCGATCGCCTGGAGTTTGGCAGTTTATCAACTCTTCAGTAAACCTCAAATTTAA